In Methanothermus fervidus DSM 2088, a single genomic region encodes these proteins:
- a CDS encoding Protein of unknown function UPF0058 (COGs: COG1745 metal-binding protein~InterPro IPR002753~KEGG: mth:MTH224 hypothetical protein~PFAM: Protein of unknown function UPF0058~SPTR: O26326 UPF0058 protein MTH_224~PFAM: Uncharacterised protein family UPF0058): MYKDELIQLHQFLVYVLKYLKTVENVNEEPKEYLSLNISPHHIHRTKIEHKCAIFVLSAIISKIIFENGNDILPESVVSGLQDLAEKSKKQVIEKRQNFS, encoded by the coding sequence ATGTATAAAGATGAATTGATACAATTACATCAATTTTTAGTTTACGTTTTAAAATACTTAAAAACTGTTGAGAATGTAAATGAGGAACCTAAAGAATATTTATCCCTTAACATAAGTCCTCACCATATTCACAGAACAAAGATTGAACACAAGTGCGCTATATTTGTTCTCTCAGCAATAATATCAAAAATAATCTTTGAAAATGGGAACGACATTTTACCTGAAAGCGTTGTTTCCGGACTTCAAGATCTAGCAGAGAAATCTAAAAAACAAGTAATAGAAAAAAGGCAAAACTTTTCATGA
- a CDS encoding tRNA(Ile2) 2-agmatinylcytidine synthetase (COGs: COG1571 DNA-binding protein containing a Zn-ribbon domain~InterPro IPR017674: IPR013696~KEGG: msi:Msm_1295 DNA-binding protein~PFAM: domain of unknown function DUF1743~SPTR: A5UMS2 Predicted DNA-binding protein~TIGRFAM: methanogenesis marker protein 11~PFAM: Domain of unknown function (DUF1743)~TIGRFAM: putative methanogenesis marker protein 11), with amino-acid sequence MEIYTPNELRKKFKDPWVAPYKKIITMVDDQIVELVEYHPCISGSEWMIYQYKRTSNLVLDAYRDGNKHVYIVKVGKEKLNLKASFSAAGIEEVNVKDDEVRIVHAGLAGAGVGAAICRGMAEGVKRIEIYSLGGGSKLGKAAVITPLMKKIVIGIDDTDTKEQGATWTLAHNLGTKLKEKGYEYIDHVIVQLYPKNPNKTQNCVAVALTFAVRPGMEEKLVNNAVKFLEKATLSDNTAIAVFEGIKIPEELIKYSIKAKTKMVSLDECLTTAKKLGISLIDVTGEKGKIGALAAIGLHNNVKEAVKLYC; translated from the coding sequence ATGGAAATTTATACCCCCAATGAATTAAGAAAAAAATTTAAAGATCCATGGGTAGCCCCATACAAAAAAATAATTACAATGGTGGATGATCAGATTGTAGAACTGGTTGAATATCATCCATGTATTTCAGGTTCAGAATGGATGATCTACCAGTATAAACGGACAAGTAACTTAGTTTTAGATGCATATAGAGATGGAAACAAACATGTCTATATAGTTAAAGTAGGTAAAGAAAAATTAAATTTGAAAGCCAGTTTTAGTGCTGCAGGGATCGAAGAAGTGAATGTAAAAGATGATGAAGTCAGGATTGTACATGCAGGTCTTGCTGGGGCAGGTGTTGGTGCAGCTATTTGTAGAGGAATGGCAGAGGGTGTAAAAAGAATAGAAATATATAGTTTAGGCGGCGGATCCAAATTAGGAAAAGCAGCTGTAATAACTCCTTTGATGAAGAAAATCGTAATTGGGATAGATGATACAGATACAAAAGAACAAGGTGCAACTTGGACTTTAGCACACAATCTTGGGACAAAATTGAAAGAAAAGGGGTATGAATATATTGATCATGTAATAGTACAGCTTTACCCAAAGAATCCTAATAAAACACAAAACTGCGTTGCAGTAGCACTAACGTTTGCTGTTAGGCCAGGAATGGAGGAAAAACTCGTTAATAATGCAGTGAAATTCCTTGAAAAAGCAACGCTTTCTGATAATACTGCAATAGCTGTCTTTGAAGGTATTAAAATCCCTGAAGAACTTATAAAATATTCAATAAAAGCTAAAACTAAAATGGTATCTTTAGATGAATGTTTAACCACTGCAAAAAAATTAGGTATCAGTCTGATAGATGTGACTGGCGAGAAAGGTAAGATAGGTGCATTAGCTGCCATAGGATTGCATAACAATGTTAAGGAGGCTGTGAAACTTTATTGCTGA